The DNA region TTTTTAACGTCAAATTTTAAACGTGTACAATTAATAtttggtatattaaaaaaaaatataaaaataaatgataaacgtgtaaatgattaaaatatgatttagTGAACGTATGACTTATGAGCTATGAGAGATACCGGtggataataataactaaaaagtgtgaaaattattgtctgtttaaatgaaatatatttaaagtagtaaatgatttttatgcTAAACGTACAACTGTATGTTTATTGGTacaaagatattaaaaaaaaaaaacattaaaatacgTAAATTCCcaattttgtttatacaaaaaaaaaatcctatatatatttgtttcctcatttcttttttttgatatgatgttttttattttctttcacaGTGGAAATAAAACTCCGGCGTTTTTATGTTTTTGAGTTAtcgttgataaattttatatatgtatcatGGAGGTATACAGTAGACCTTCATAGTTTTCTCTCAGAAAAACTAAGATGCCTGACCATTTTCACAACTGCACTGGTCAAAAacatatgtttttttgttcattaaataattgaaaaaatctaACAATTAAACtccaaaacaaaatttattacaatatataaaataaattacaataataattataaataattacaatataaaacattttatattttttataatttctaatatataaatatttttattttatttctttgcatttaaatgtttttgttaTGAATGATGATTGCTTTATCATCAAGTACTACGATTGCAGAGATCATACTGATAGCTAacagaaaaaaacaacatatttgAACTAAACGGCTGAGTTTTAatagtaaaaacaaaaaaaaaaaaaaaaaaaaaaactcaaagcCTAGCTGATAATTATACAACCGGAATTAGGTATCTACAGCAAATTTTACATATTGTTTACATACACTCAGCTGACTGTCAGATTGACATACTGACATGTGAGACATACGAACCAAATTATTTTCCCTGTTGcttgaaaaattgttaattacaataataattatattaatattgtcattataaaataccatatatacttttgataatttttaatataaatatatttttatttttgttgcgtttaaatgtttttttgttgtaaacgATGATCGCTAAATAAGCATGATCCTTGGTAACTCCAGACACTTATTGAAGCTTGTTTTTGTATGATTCTTGTACCATTGCAAGTAATACAACCATAGAGAAGAATTCGatgactataaaaaaaaaaaaatattattgaacttAACCGCTGAAAATTACTagtataaaagataaaatttaacaggATTAGTTCACCATACAGAGAGAAAAGACGCAACACCATCTCAACCAAAATTGTGACATCACATGAGACTTGATACTGTCTTCAGCAACACTAACcgcccaaaaaaaaatgaagaccATCTCGGCCATACgggcaaaaaaataaattagtatgtCATCACCCGATTTCTATAATTgaagaaaacaaaattattagttaaaaaacataaataatgaaaatcaagttatcataattttgtttttttatcgacTAACCTTAAGCACACTAATAAAACCTAATAAATGCATAAGGACGAGCAGGCTTATCGGAATAGCTTCAACTGCGGTAGGCACATCTGTGAAAGTCATCATTTCTGCGTAATTAGGGAATTTTGCGGAGTGAAATCTTTCGTTCGGGTATATCAACACACCATATTGACGACCAATTACTTGTACCGTTAATGGTAACAATAAAGTTGAAATCTAAATATCAAAAAGATTCATTTTTTAGTATGATATTGT from Aphidius gifuensis isolate YNYX2018 linkage group LG5, ASM1490517v1, whole genome shotgun sequence includes:
- the LOC122858176 gene encoding uncharacterized protein LOC122858176 isoform X2, whose protein sequence is MIPMTYKEMEPITRPNTLCCFNLYRLAKCVSLHGIISTLLLPLTVQVIGRQYGVLIYPNERFHSAKFPNYAEMMTFTDVPTAVEAIPISLLVLMHLLGFISVLKKSGDDILIYFFARMAEMVFIFFWAVSVAEDSIKSHVMSQFWLRWCCVFSLFIEFFSMVVLLAMVQESYKNKLQ
- the LOC122858176 gene encoding uncharacterized protein LOC122858176 isoform X3; the encoded protein is MIPMTYKEISTLLLPLTVQVIGRQYGVLIYPNERFHSAKFPNYAEMMTFTDVPTAVEAIPISLLVLMHLLGFISVLKKSGDDILIYFFARMAEMVFIFFWAVSVAEDSIKSHVMSQFWLRWCCVFSLCMSSNSSLWLYYLQWYKNHTKTSFNKCLELPRIMLI
- the LOC122858176 gene encoding uncharacterized protein LOC122858176 isoform X1, whose amino-acid sequence is MIPMTYKEMEPITRPNTLCCFNLYRLAKCVSLHGIISTLLLPLTVQVIGRQYGVLIYPNERFHSAKFPNYAEMMTFTDVPTAVEAIPISLLVLMHLLGFISVLKKSGDDILIYFFARMAEMVFIFFWAVSVAEDSIKSHVMSQFWLRWCCVFSLCMSSNSSLWLYYLQWYKNHTKTSFNKCLELPRIMLI